A single Osmerus mordax isolate fOsmMor3 chromosome 7, fOsmMor3.pri, whole genome shotgun sequence DNA region contains:
- the LOC136946545 gene encoding uncharacterized PPE family protein PPE62, producing MTSQSLCMSFPTWLEDLINDGGLDNRGLNDVGLDNRGLNDVGLNDGGLDNRGLSDGGHDNRGLNDVGLDNRGLNDVGLNDGGLENRGLSDGGHDNRGLNEVGLDNRGLNDGGLDNRGLSDGGHDNRGLNDVALTTGASMMWASMKWASTTGASMMLGLNDGASTTGASMMWASMKWASTNRGLNDVGLNDGGLDNRGLSDGGLDNRGLNDGGLNDVGLNDGGLDNRGLNDVGLNDGGLDNRGLNDVGLNDGGLDNRGLNDVGLNDGGLDNRGLSDVGLDNRGLNDVGLNEVGLDNRASMMWASMMGASTTGASMMWASMMGASTQGPQ from the coding sequence ATGACCTCACAGTCTTTGTGTATGAGTTTTCCTACCTGGCTGGAGGACCTGATCAATGATGGGGGCCTCGACAACAGGGGCCTCAATGATGTGGGCCTCGACAACAGGGGCCTCAATGATGTGGGCCTCAATGATGGGGGCCTCGACAACAGGGGCCTCAGTGATGGGGGCCACGACAACAGGGGCCTCAATGATGTGGGCCTCGACAACAGGGGCCTCAATGATGTGGGCCTCAATGATGGGGGCCTCGAAAACAGGGGCCTCAGTGATGGGGGCCACGACAACAGGGGCCTCAATGAAGTGGGCCTCGACAACAGGGGCCTCAATGATGGGGGCCTCGACAACAGGGGCCTCAGTGATGGGGGCCACGACAACAGGGGCCTCAATGATGTGGCCTTGACAACAGGGGCCTCAATGATGTGGGCCTCAATGAAGTGGGCCTCGACAACAGGGGCCTCAATGATGTTGGGCCTCAATGATGGGGCCTCGACAACAGGGGCCTCAATGATGTGGGCCTCAATGAAGTGGGCCTCGACAAACAGGGGCCTCAATGATGTGGGCCTCAATGATGGGGGCCTCGACAACAGGGGCCTCAGTGATGGGGGCCTCGACAACAGGGGCCTCAATGATGGGGGCCTCAATGATGTGGGCCTCAATGATGGGGGCCTCGATAACAGGGGCCTCAATGATGTGGGCCTCAATGATGGGGGCCTCGACAACAGGGGCCTCAATGATGTGGGCCTCAATGATGGGGGCCTCGACAACAGGGGCCTCAATGATGTGGGCCTCAATGATGGGGGCCTCGACAACAGGGGCCTCAGTGATGTGGGCCTCGACAACAGGGGCCTCAATGATGTGGGCCTCAATGAAGTGGGCCTCGACAACAGGGCCTCAATGATGTGGGCCTCGATGATGGGGGCCTCAACAACAGGGGCCTCAATGATGTGGGCCTCAATGATGGGGGCCTCGACACAGGGGCCTCAATGA